One Triticum dicoccoides isolate Atlit2015 ecotype Zavitan chromosome 5B, WEW_v2.0, whole genome shotgun sequence genomic window carries:
- the LOC119305218 gene encoding uncharacterized protein LOC119305218 codes for MAVATTSPMLGALLLLALFSAAGVDGAAPSSPLDQLCGSLGSFYVTPELCASALCVDASSCRSARGAPELAALATRLAAANATAAKASIESALALDAERVPAPASAADADARKGMRSCLQLYAGAVPALQWAARSVAAGRYSGAREVLEAAQYVASGCAGMAGEATLPKENDRFSSMAIVAHAVVASMSTT; via the coding sequence ATGGCCGTGGCCACCACCTCTCCTATGCTCggcgctctcctcctcctcgccctcttCTCGGCGGCCGGCGTCGACGGCGCCGCGCCTTCTTCACCGCTGGACCAGCTGTGCGGCAGCCTGGGCAGCTTCTACGTCACGCCGGAGCTCTGCGCGTCCGCGCTCTGCGTCGACGCATCCTCCTGCCGCTCCGCGCGCGGCGCGCCGGAGCTCGCGGCGCTCGCGACTAGGCTGGCGGCGGCCAACGCCACGGCGGCGAAGGCCAGCATCGAGTCCGCGCTCGCCCTCGACGCGGAGCGCGTCCCGGCGCCGGCCTCGGCGGCGGACGCCGACGCCAGGAAGGGCATGCGGTCGTGCCTGCAGCTCTACGCCGGCGCCGTCCCGGCGCTGCAGTGGGCGGCGCGGTCCGTCGCCGCGGGGCGATACAGCGGCGCGCGGGAGGTGCTGGAGGCGGCGCAGTACGTCGCGTCCGGGTGCGCCGGCATGGCTGGCGAGGCGACGCTGCCCAAGGAGAACGACCGGTTCAGCTCCATGGCcatcgtcgcgcacgccgtcgttgCATCCATGTCTACCACCTGA
- the LOC119305219 gene encoding uncharacterized protein LOC119305219, which yields MTTRTSFLLVLALALAVQAAPSAGAPVADTVADSCNAIRDFVDYAFCAAALRSSGPGASTADRHAHLLVAADLAAARGTSARDAATAMARDERDPGARDGLEACGILYGATSVPALQFMRGYAAARAWDRARSLLSLTGQAGIGCEAALAGAPAAKGRMAAANREFDQLTTMATALLNRVDHVG from the coding sequence ATGACGACCCGGACCTCATTCCTCCTCGTCCTTGCGCTAGCGCTGGCCGTCCAAGCCGCTCCCTCCGCCGGCGCGCCGGTCGCCGACACGGTGGCGGACTCGTGCAACGCGATCCGCGACTTCGTGGACTACGCCTTCTGCGCCGCGGCGCTGCGGTCCAGCGGGCCGGGCGCCTCCACGGCGGACCGCCACGCGCACCTCCTCGTCGCGGCGGACCTCGCAGCGGCGCGCGGCACGTCGGCGCGGGACGCCGCCACCGCCATGGCGCGCGACGAGCGGGACCCGGGCGCGCGCGACGGGTTGGAGGCGTGCGGGATCCTCTACGGGGCCACCTCCGTCCCGGCGCTGCAGTTCATGCGCGGCTACGCGGCGGCGCGGGCGTGGGACCGGGCGCGCTCGCTGCTGTCGCTCACGGGGCAGGCCGGGATCGGCTGCgaggcggcgctcgccggcgcgccggcggccaaggggaggatggCCGCGGCCAACCGCGAGTTCGACCAGCTCACCACCATGGCCACCGCGCTGCTCAACAGGGTCGATCATGTGGGATGA